TTTTTTGCAAAATTACGTGGTAGAAATGAAGTTCCTCCAGTAGAAACAGACGCTCGAGGGGAGGCTTTCTTTAAATTAAGCCGGGACGAGCTTAACCTAAAATTTAAGTTGGATTTATTCGATATAGAGGATGTAGTAGCTGCCCATCTGCATATTGGAGCAAAAGGAACTAATGGTCCTGTTGTAGCTTTTTTATTTGGACCTATAACAAATCCGGTTTCAATAGAGTGTGCAACCCTCACAGGAATGATTACTCAAGAAGATTTGGTTGGGCCGTTAGCGGGTCAAACATTAGGTAACCTTGTAAATGAAATCATATCTGGAAACATATATATTAATGTTCATACAGTACAATATCCTAATGGTGAAATTCGTGGGCAATTGAAGTATTGCTAATGAATTATAGTATTGTAAAAAATAAAGCATCCGTTGAGGGTGCTTTTATTTGGAAGAGGATGTATTAATAAGTCATATACCTTTAATAATCTTGAAAATTCATTTTCATAGTTTCAAAAGTAAATGAATTTAATTAGACGTAGTTAATTCACTATCTCTTTAGTTTGTGGGTTAATTACCGAAAAATTCAAAATAAAATACCCCTCTAAAATTAAATTAGTATTAGTAGATGAACCTTGTAAATGAAATATGAAAGGGTAACAGATAATAAAAATCTTTAAACCTAATCAAAGCTAATAGATTAACTCTCCGCACCCACTGAAATAGAGAATCATAACATAAATTGTAATTACTTTTACGGAAGTGAGCTGAAGATAATGTATTATTTATATTTTGCTTCTCAAGCGGGTATGCGACCTGCATATGGTACATCAATTACGTTTAGCGGAGCACAAAGTACAGTTCAAGCTGTTCAACAAGCGTTACAAATGCAACAACAAATGCAAATGCAGCAACAAGGTATCCAGCCGTATTATTCATCCATTGAGTATTTTTACCCAGTTCATCAAATCACACCGTATGGAAGTTCTTTTCTTACTATCCCGTATGGAACTGTATTTAATCTATAAATTGAAAGTTTAATCAGTAGGGGGCAGGTATCCAAAACCGATTATTAGTCCTCACCAATTGGACATATACGGACGCCCCGGCTCCTACCTACCTTTCTTGTATGTTCCGAAATTTTTTTTGGGAGTCTTATTACCCGCAAATGGAGAGGGGTATATGTAAGTGTCAAATAGTTCTCAACTACAATTTGTAAATAGCCGATGAGGTAATCTCCGTACATACTGCAACTGTTTTTGATGAGATGATACCGATTAAAGAAAATGTGAGAATTTTTTTATCATGAAAAATGATGGTTAGTGG
This Bacillus paramycoides DNA region includes the following protein-coding sequences:
- a CDS encoding CHRD domain-containing protein, which codes for MFFAKLRGRNEVPPVETDARGEAFFKLSRDELNLKFKLDLFDIEDVVAAHLHIGAKGTNGPVVAFLFGPITNPVSIECATLTGMITQEDLVGPLAGQTLGNLVNEIISGNIYINVHTVQYPNGEIRGQLKYC
- a CDS encoding DUF3947 family protein, producing MYYLYFASQAGMRPAYGTSITFSGAQSTVQAVQQALQMQQQMQMQQQGIQPYYSSIEYFYPVHQITPYGSSFLTIPYGTVFNL